One part of the Halopenitus persicus genome encodes these proteins:
- a CDS encoding aspartate aminotransferase family protein, with amino-acid sequence MAGPPIAELHFDDAPSVGDVPGPRSRELLEKQREIDSSAVAYPEDIPVAFEEGKGATVRDPDGNTYIDLFGGIGVLNVGHSNPYVLEAVHEQADKLVHTIDFPTEARLDLIERLNEIAPPGLKDQNRFVFGGPTGTDANEAAIKLAKYNSGGDGLIAFRGAYHGTSSGAMSVTGNKKLKDHYTPLLADVVHAPYPNPLHQEKPPQEAVEHSLEEVKAILEDPYGGLANPAGIIVEPIQGEGGIVAPPEGFLQGLRDLATDNDVPLVFDEIQSGLGRTGEWWASEWYDVTPDAMTTAKALGGVGFPLSGLMYHEDLDTWGSGDHAGTYRGHVVAMRAGVRAIEYIQDHNLLAHARDLGAEIRGRFAEIADSNDAIAEIRGKGLFIGVEFTDENGQPDDETVDAIQTDCFEHGVLIWKAGRHGNVLRVIPPLVLTEELADTAMTIIADAIDRQTD; translated from the coding sequence ATGGCCGGACCACCGATAGCGGAGTTACATTTCGACGACGCACCGTCAGTCGGGGACGTCCCCGGGCCACGCTCGCGGGAGCTGCTCGAGAAACAGCGCGAGATCGATTCCAGCGCGGTCGCGTATCCCGAGGACATTCCCGTCGCCTTCGAGGAGGGGAAGGGCGCCACCGTTCGCGACCCCGACGGCAACACCTACATCGATCTATTCGGCGGCATCGGCGTGTTGAACGTCGGCCATTCGAATCCCTACGTGCTCGAGGCCGTCCACGAGCAGGCCGACAAGCTCGTTCACACCATCGACTTCCCGACCGAGGCTCGCCTCGATCTGATCGAGCGGCTCAACGAGATCGCGCCGCCCGGACTCAAGGACCAGAACCGCTTCGTCTTCGGCGGTCCGACCGGGACTGACGCCAACGAGGCGGCGATCAAGCTGGCGAAGTACAACTCGGGCGGGGACGGACTGATCGCGTTCCGCGGGGCCTATCACGGCACGTCTTCGGGGGCGATGAGCGTCACGGGCAATAAAAAGCTCAAGGACCACTACACGCCGTTGCTGGCGGACGTGGTGCACGCGCCGTATCCGAACCCGCTTCATCAGGAGAAGCCGCCCCAGGAGGCGGTCGAGCACTCCCTCGAGGAGGTCAAAGCGATCCTCGAGGACCCCTATGGCGGGCTGGCGAATCCGGCGGGGATCATCGTCGAGCCGATCCAGGGCGAGGGCGGGATCGTCGCGCCGCCGGAGGGCTTTTTACAAGGGCTGCGGGATCTGGCGACGGACAACGACGTGCCCTTGGTGTTCGACGAGATCCAGTCCGGGCTCGGCCGGACGGGCGAGTGGTGGGCGAGCGAGTGGTACGACGTGACGCCGGACGCGATGACGACCGCGAAAGCGCTGGGCGGGGTGGGCTTCCCGCTGTCGGGGTTGATGTACCACGAGGACCTGGACACGTGGGGGTCGGGCGACCACGCGGGCACGTACCGCGGCCACGTGGTGGCGATGCGGGCGGGCGTCCGCGCGATCGAGTACATTCAGGACCATAACCTGCTGGCACACGCCCGCGATCTGGGTGCGGAGATCCGCGGCCGCTTTGCCGAGATCGCCGACTCGAACGACGCGATCGCCGAGATCCGCGGCAAGGGCCTGTTCATCGGCGTCGAGTTCACCGACGAGAACGGCCAGCCGGACGACGAGACGGTCGACGCGATCCAGACCGACTGCTTCGAACACGGCGTCCTGATCTGGAAGGCCGGCCGACACGGCAACGTCCTGCGCGTCATCCCGCCGCTGGTGTTGACCGAGGAACTGGCCGACACGGCGATGACGATCATCGCCGACGCCATCGATCGACAGACCGACTAG
- a CDS encoding triose-phosphate isomerase, with product MALPTPAFLCSFKTYPGTAGRDGLELARSLSRAASRAAERTESSPIRLAVAPQTPDVRLLSGETDLPVIAQAADAAEPGEGTGDVLVGTLADAGADAVFVNHPEREQSLAATRTLIDRCSDAGMDAIVCVRRVEEGIAGVELGADWLLFEKPADVASGDPLVRRHPARVRTFVDRVRSAAEAHERDVAIAVGGGISRPADVADAFGLGVDAVGAASSVVTAADPAARLETLLSGA from the coding sequence ATGGCGCTTCCCACCCCCGCCTTTCTCTGTAGCTTCAAGACGTATCCGGGGACCGCCGGTCGTGACGGTCTCGAACTCGCGCGGTCGCTCTCGCGTGCCGCGAGCCGCGCGGCGGAACGAACGGAATCGTCCCCGATCCGACTCGCCGTCGCTCCGCAGACGCCCGACGTCCGCCTCCTCTCGGGGGAGACCGACCTCCCGGTGATCGCGCAGGCAGCCGACGCCGCGGAGCCGGGCGAAGGGACCGGCGACGTGCTCGTCGGGACGCTGGCCGATGCCGGGGCCGACGCCGTCTTCGTGAACCACCCGGAACGCGAGCAGTCGCTGGCCGCGACGCGGACGCTGATCGATCGGTGTTCGGACGCCGGGATGGACGCGATCGTCTGCGTGCGACGCGTCGAGGAGGGGATCGCGGGCGTGGAACTGGGCGCCGACTGGCTCCTGTTCGAGAAGCCCGCGGACGTCGCCTCCGGGGACCCGCTCGTGCGGCGTCACCCGGCCCGCGTCCGAACGTTCGTCGATCGGGTTCGATCGGCGGCCGAGGCACACGAACGGGACGTCGCGATCGCGGTCGGTGGCGGGATATCGCGGCCCGCGGACGTGGCCGACGCCTTCGGTCTCGGCGTCGACGCGGTCGGCGCGGCCTCGAGCGTCGTCACCGCCGCGGATCCGGCTGCCCGACTCGAAACGCTGTTGTCAGGAGCGTAA
- a CDS encoding ubiquitin-like small modifier protein 1 — translation MQVECRFFGPFREDVGERSVEIETGAATYGDLLAELENRYPSLGGRLIADGSLVGEVAVTRNRKNIRHLEGPETPLRDGDVVRLTPSVYGGCVTTDPRR, via the coding sequence GTGCAGGTCGAATGTCGATTCTTCGGGCCGTTCCGGGAGGACGTCGGCGAGCGGTCGGTCGAGATCGAGACCGGCGCGGCGACGTACGGCGACCTCCTTGCGGAACTGGAGAACCGCTATCCGTCGCTTGGAGGGCGGCTGATCGCCGACGGATCGCTGGTCGGAGAGGTTGCCGTCACCCGAAACAGGAAGAACATCCGACACCTCGAGGGACCGGAGACGCCGCTGCGGGACGGCGACGTGGTCCGGCTCACGCCCTCGGTGTACGGCGGGTGCGTGACGACCGACCCGAGGCGGTGA
- the sfnG gene encoding dimethylsulfone monooxygenase SfnG encodes MDTEFAYWVPNVSGGLVVSDWEMDTDWTYEYNLELARTAEEVGFEYALAQARFFGSYGADRQLEALSVANALAAQTEELHVIGAVHPGLWEPGPLANFISTADRISNGRFSINVVSGWFKGEFTGFGQPWLEHDERYARSEEFIEVLKRLWTEEYATYDGRFYTIGKDINGFEGAPMQPKPVQEPYPQVFQGGNSKAARKMAARQADVLFINGGSLETIRGIIEDVESYAEEFGTEPPRFAANGFVIQRDTEAEAKETLEGIIENATDEAVEAFREQVKQAGQSSAEGEGMWDDSDFEDLVQYNDGFKTGLIGTNEQIVERIRKLDAIGIDIVLAGFLHYDTELEQFGEEIIPAVREADPLEVDDVEDVIDEDVESIGGAEVAR; translated from the coding sequence ATGGACACGGAGTTCGCCTACTGGGTGCCGAACGTCAGCGGAGGCCTCGTGGTCTCCGATTGGGAGATGGACACGGACTGGACCTACGAGTACAACCTCGAGCTTGCCCGCACCGCCGAGGAGGTCGGGTTCGAGTACGCGCTCGCGCAGGCGCGGTTCTTCGGAAGCTACGGCGCGGACCGACAGCTGGAGGCGCTCTCGGTCGCCAACGCGCTGGCCGCACAGACCGAGGAGCTGCACGTCATCGGCGCGGTCCATCCCGGCCTCTGGGAGCCCGGGCCGCTCGCGAACTTCATCTCGACGGCCGACCGGATCAGCAACGGCCGGTTCTCGATCAACGTGGTCAGCGGTTGGTTTAAAGGGGAGTTCACCGGCTTCGGGCAGCCGTGGCTCGAACACGACGAGCGCTACGCGCGCTCCGAGGAGTTCATCGAGGTGCTCAAGCGGCTCTGGACCGAGGAGTACGCCACCTATGACGGGCGCTTTTATACGATCGGGAAGGACATCAACGGCTTCGAGGGCGCGCCGATGCAGCCGAAGCCGGTCCAGGAGCCGTACCCGCAGGTCTTCCAGGGCGGGAACTCGAAGGCCGCACGGAAGATGGCGGCGCGGCAGGCCGACGTGCTGTTCATCAACGGCGGCAGCCTCGAGACGATCCGCGGGATCATCGAGGACGTCGAGTCCTACGCCGAGGAGTTCGGCACCGAGCCGCCGCGGTTCGCCGCGAACGGCTTCGTCATCCAGCGCGACACCGAGGCCGAGGCCAAGGAGACGCTGGAGGGCATCATCGAGAACGCCACCGACGAGGCCGTCGAGGCGTTCCGCGAGCAGGTCAAACAGGCCGGCCAGTCCTCCGCCGAGGGCGAGGGGATGTGGGACGACTCCGACTTCGAGGACCTGGTCCAGTACAACGACGGGTTCAAGACCGGCCTCATCGGCACGAACGAACAGATCGTCGAGCGGATCCGCAAGCTCGACGCGATCGGCATCGACATCGTGCTCGCCGGGTTCCTCCACTACGACACCGAACTCGAGCAGTTCGGCGAGGAGATCATTCCGGCCGTCCGGGAGGCGGACCCCCTCGAAGTCGACGACGTCGAGGACGTGATCGACGAGGACGTCGAATCGATCGGCGGGGCGGAGGTCGCCCGATAG
- a CDS encoding NADPH-dependent FMN reductase — protein MAADRTVLGIVGSVSDPSKTATAVDRALEAAAERDGVTAETLRLSDHDLVTADGRTLDAYEGDTAAALEAVVEADAYVVGTPVYRGSLSGALKNLFDMVPRGMWQADVAPFEDAAVGLVATGATNHHYLAIDQELRPIFGFFGAHTVGGSVYATDDHFESVASDDGSDTDGTGGYAITDDAVDERLADLGRATVELDAALADADALTDLGPQF, from the coding sequence ATGGCGGCGGACCGAACCGTGCTGGGGATCGTCGGCAGCGTGTCGGACCCCTCAAAGACGGCCACCGCGGTCGATCGAGCGCTCGAGGCGGCTGCGGAGCGGGACGGCGTCACCGCCGAGACGCTCCGGCTGTCCGACCACGATCTCGTCACCGCCGACGGGCGGACGCTGGACGCCTACGAGGGCGACACCGCGGCGGCCCTCGAGGCGGTCGTCGAGGCCGATGCCTACGTCGTCGGAACGCCGGTCTACCGCGGATCCCTCTCGGGCGCGCTGAAGAACCTGTTCGATATGGTCCCGCGCGGGATGTGGCAGGCCGACGTCGCGCCCTTCGAGGACGCCGCCGTCGGGCTCGTCGCGACCGGCGCGACGAACCACCACTACCTCGCGATCGACCAGGAGCTTCGCCCGATCTTCGGCTTCTTCGGCGCCCACACGGTCGGGGGGAGCGTCTACGCGACCGACGACCACTTCGAATCGGTTGCGAGCGACGACGGGAGCGACACCGATGGCACCGGCGGCTATGCGATCACCGACGACGCCGTCGACGAGCGACTCGCCGATCTCGGGCGTGCGACGGTCGAGCTCGACGCCGCGCTGGCGGACGCGGACGCCCTCACCGACCTGGGTCCGCAGTTCTAA
- a CDS encoding CinA family protein, giving the protein MSREPGGRTTDGGNATTENGAVLQDVPDALVDGRWTGEEPIEAIVGDVLRDRDETLATAESLTGGLIGSTVTDVPGSSDYFDRGFVTYAYDAKRAELAVPREALDAHGAVSEPVAEAMARGARDRADTSWGLSATGVAGPGGGRDEKPVGLVYVGVAYAAPWGTEASFVRSRRFTFDGDRAAIKRKSVESALATLAATIGGLDADPD; this is encoded by the coding sequence ATGAGCCGGGAGCCGGGCGGGAGGACGACTGACGGCGGCAACGCGACGACGGAGAACGGAGCGGTGCTGCAGGACGTCCCCGACGCGCTCGTCGACGGTCGATGGACGGGCGAGGAGCCGATCGAGGCCATCGTCGGCGACGTGCTCCGCGACCGGGACGAAACGCTCGCCACAGCGGAGTCGCTGACCGGCGGGCTGATCGGGTCGACGGTCACCGACGTACCGGGCTCGAGCGACTACTTCGATCGCGGCTTCGTGACCTACGCCTATGACGCCAAACGGGCGGAGCTGGCCGTCCCCCGCGAAGCGCTCGACGCCCACGGCGCCGTCAGCGAGCCGGTCGCCGAGGCGATGGCTCGGGGCGCACGCGACCGTGCCGACACGTCGTGGGGCTTGTCGGCGACTGGGGTCGCCGGTCCCGGCGGCGGTCGGGACGAGAAGCCGGTCGGGCTCGTCTACGTGGGCGTGGCGTACGCGGCCCCGTGGGGGACCGAGGCGTCGTTCGTTCGGTCCCGCCGGTTCACCTTCGACGGGGACCGGGCGGCGATCAAGCGGAAGTCGGTCGAGTCGGCGCTCGCGACCCTCGCGGCGACGATCGGGGGGCTGGACGCCGATCCCGACTGA
- the lwrS gene encoding LWR-salt protein — protein sequence MITDGDPGRGNAAYVFRVTLRFDPAAAEVSPDRFETTVRVPAPEPGTDGWLLFRDRLWHGELGDPERFHPTVREVLGLGDAPGVAVDGVAFRELRTDEAYLQSLRATIESDPSPFAAADAETVLHQYFGSSIHVRD from the coding sequence ATGATCACCGATGGCGACCCCGGTCGCGGGAATGCGGCCTACGTGTTCCGAGTGACGCTTCGGTTCGATCCAGCCGCCGCCGAGGTCTCCCCTGATCGATTCGAGACGACGGTCCGGGTGCCCGCACCGGAGCCCGGAACGGACGGCTGGCTGCTCTTTCGCGACCGGCTCTGGCACGGCGAGCTCGGCGACCCGGAGCGGTTCCATCCGACCGTTCGGGAGGTCCTCGGGCTGGGCGACGCCCCTGGGGTCGCGGTCGACGGGGTCGCGTTCCGGGAGCTCCGGACCGACGAGGCGTACCTGCAGTCCCTTCGTGCGACGATCGAGTCCGACCCGAGTCCGTTCGCGGCCGCGGACGCGGAGACGGTCCTCCACCAGTATTTCGGGTCGTCGATCCACGTTCGGGACTGA
- a CDS encoding 4a-hydroxytetrahydrobiopterin dehydratase — translation MSNVLSDEEIERGLPDGWERDDDEIRRVYEFSDYLDGIAFAANVGEVADEEFHHPEIRIGYQEVEVRFTTHEADGITESDLRLADLVNDEF, via the coding sequence ATGTCGAACGTCCTATCAGACGAGGAAATCGAGCGAGGCCTCCCGGACGGGTGGGAACGCGACGACGACGAGATCCGCCGCGTCTACGAGTTCAGCGACTACCTCGACGGAATCGCCTTCGCCGCGAACGTCGGCGAGGTCGCCGACGAGGAGTTTCACCACCCGGAGATCCGGATCGGCTACCAGGAGGTCGAGGTGCGATTCACCACCCACGAGGCCGACGGGATCACCGAAAGTGATCTGCGGCTCGCCGACCTCGTGAACGACGAGTTCTGA
- the uppS gene encoding polyprenyl diphosphate synthase, with translation MLERCRSWFESAYERLLRREIGAPPTHVAIIQDGNRRYARERGEAASEGHRAGASTTERVLEWCGDLGIEELTLYAFSTENFDRPDEELEPLFDLLAEKLREFADSDRVHQEGVRIHAIGDVDRLPQRVREAVRYAETQTAANDGFRLNVAIAYGGRNELLRAARDVATDVAAGALDPTNVDVAEVESRLYREPVRDVDLIVRTGGDERTSNFLPWHANGNEAAVYFCAPYWPEFSRVDFLRAVRTYESREESWQRTRTDRATALVRAVAEIEVAEARSVARRLRDHLPGGTPDLVAEPSGTEPEPESAD, from the coding sequence GTGCTGGAGCGCTGTCGATCGTGGTTCGAGTCGGCCTACGAGCGGTTGCTCCGCCGCGAGATCGGCGCACCGCCGACGCACGTCGCCATCATTCAGGACGGGAACCGCCGATACGCCCGGGAACGCGGGGAAGCGGCGTCCGAGGGGCACCGCGCCGGCGCCTCGACGACCGAACGGGTGCTCGAGTGGTGTGGCGACCTCGGGATCGAGGAGCTGACGCTGTACGCGTTCTCGACGGAGAACTTCGACCGACCCGACGAGGAGCTCGAGCCGCTGTTCGACCTGCTCGCGGAGAAGCTCCGGGAGTTCGCGGATTCGGACCGCGTTCACCAGGAGGGCGTCCGGATCCACGCGATCGGCGACGTCGACCGGCTTCCCCAGCGCGTCCGGGAAGCGGTCCGATACGCCGAGACGCAAACCGCGGCGAACGACGGCTTCCGTCTCAACGTCGCGATCGCCTACGGCGGCCGGAACGAGCTGCTCAGGGCGGCCCGTGACGTCGCGACCGACGTCGCCGCGGGCGCGCTCGACCCCACGAACGTCGACGTGGCCGAGGTCGAATCCCGGCTGTATCGCGAGCCGGTCCGCGACGTCGATCTCATCGTGCGCACCGGCGGCGACGAGCGCACCTCGAACTTCCTCCCGTGGCATGCCAACGGCAACGAGGCGGCGGTCTACTTCTGTGCGCCCTACTGGCCGGAGTTCTCCCGGGTGGACTTTCTCCGCGCCGTCCGGACCTACGAGTCACGCGAGGAGTCCTGGCAGCGGACCCGGACCGACCGCGCGACCGCGCTCGTCCGCGCCGTGGCCGAGATCGAGGTCGCGGAGGCGCGGTCGGTCGCCCGTCGGCTCCGGGACCACCTCCCGGGGGGAACGCCCGATCTCGTGGCCGAACCGTCGGGAACCGAGCCCGAGCCCGAATCGGCCGATTGA
- a CDS encoding aminopeptidase: MDPRIRDHAATIVDHSTGIEEGDTVVIQLPPEAEDLAVALAELCGDRGAQPVWISNSDRFSRAFKRAAEEFEEAAHKLAMYEETDVFVIARGGANVTEGADVDPETNAAYNRARKAIKEERLSKTWCLTQVPTSGHAQLAGMSTEAYENFVYDTVSLDWDAQREFQSNLVEILDDATEVRIRSGEETDITMSIAGNTALNDFGEANLPGGEVFTAPVRDGVEGHVHFDLPLYRYGREIEDVRLTFEEGRVVDHSAGRNEDLLTAILETDEGSRYLGELGIGMNRQIDRFTYNMLFDEKMGDTVHMAVGSAYDDCVGEENEANESAEHVDMIVDMSEESVIEVDGEVVQRDGTFVFEDGFEE, from the coding sequence ATGGACCCACGGATCCGCGATCACGCCGCGACGATCGTCGACCACTCGACCGGGATCGAGGAGGGTGACACCGTCGTCATCCAGCTGCCGCCGGAGGCCGAGGACCTCGCGGTCGCGCTCGCCGAGCTGTGCGGGGACCGCGGGGCACAGCCGGTCTGGATCTCGAACTCCGACCGGTTCAGCCGCGCCTTCAAGCGGGCGGCCGAGGAGTTCGAGGAGGCCGCCCACAAGCTCGCGATGTACGAGGAGACGGACGTCTTCGTCATCGCCCGTGGCGGCGCGAACGTCACCGAGGGCGCCGACGTCGATCCGGAGACCAACGCGGCCTACAACCGTGCCCGGAAGGCGATCAAGGAGGAACGGCTCTCGAAGACGTGGTGTCTCACGCAGGTGCCGACCTCGGGCCACGCCCAGCTCGCCGGGATGAGCACCGAAGCCTACGAGAACTTCGTCTACGACACGGTCTCGCTCGACTGGGACGCCCAGCGGGAGTTCCAGTCGAACCTCGTCGAGATCCTCGACGACGCGACCGAGGTACGGATCCGCTCCGGCGAGGAGACCGACATCACGATGTCGATCGCCGGCAACACGGCGCTCAACGACTTCGGCGAGGCGAACCTTCCCGGCGGGGAGGTCTTCACCGCGCCGGTCCGGGACGGCGTCGAGGGGCACGTCCACTTCGACCTCCCGTTATACCGGTACGGCCGCGAGATCGAGGACGTCAGGCTCACCTTCGAGGAGGGACGCGTCGTCGATCACTCCGCGGGCCGCAACGAGGACCTGCTGACCGCGATCCTCGAGACCGACGAGGGCTCACGGTACCTCGGCGAACTCGGGATCGGGATGAACCGACAGATCGACCGGTTCACGTACAACATGCTCTTCGACGAGAAGATGGGTGACACGGTCCATATGGCGGTCGGATCAGCCTACGACGACTGCGTCGGCGAGGAGAACGAGGCCAACGAGTCCGCCGAACACGTCGACATGATCGTCGATATGAGCGAGGAGTCGGTCATCGAGGTGGACGGCGAGGTGGTCCAGCGGGATGGGACGTTCGTCTTCGAGGACGGCTTCGAGGAATAG
- the lrp gene encoding HTH-type transcriptional regulator Lrp: protein MTYENLDAKLINELLGNGRASLRSLGEELDVSVTTVSNHLNDLEDEGVIKGYTPIVDYGNLGYDVTAILQLKVEGDALPEITDRLREEKRMITVYEVTGDYDVIAVGKFEDTDGMNDQIKSLLTDANIRESNTSVVLNAVTENEQFELDLNEE from the coding sequence ATGACGTACGAAAACCTCGATGCCAAGCTGATAAACGAACTCCTCGGGAACGGCCGGGCGAGCCTGCGGAGCCTCGGCGAGGAGCTCGACGTCTCGGTGACGACCGTCTCGAACCACCTCAACGACCTCGAGGACGAGGGCGTTATCAAGGGATACACGCCCATCGTCGACTACGGCAACCTCGGTTACGACGTCACCGCGATCCTCCAGCTCAAGGTCGAGGGAGACGCACTGCCCGAAATCACGGACCGTCTCCGTGAGGAGAAACGGATGATCACCGTCTACGAGGTCACCGGCGATTACGACGTCATCGCCGTCGGGAAGTTCGAGGACACAGACGGGATGAACGACCAGATCAAGTCGCTGCTCACGGACGCAAACATCCGGGAGTCGAACACCTCAGTCGTGCTCAACGCGGTCACGGAAAACGAGCAGTTCGAGCTCGATCTCAACGAGGAGTAA
- the glnA gene encoding type I glutamate--ammonia ligase, giving the protein MTDEHTISDGGLSADDQAVLNRIEEENIDFLRLQFTDILGVVKNVSIPAHQAEKALTDGIYFDGSSIEGFVRIQESDMRLIPDPETFAILPWRNDGDGGAARLVCDIVDTEGEPFIGGPRQVLKSVLAEAEEMGYSVSIGPEPEFFLFEKDEDGNATTIPHDNGGYFDLAPKDLASDVRKEIIFTLEKMGFEIEASHHEVAEGQHEINFKYDDALSTADNIVTFRAVVRAVAEQHDLHATFMPKPIAEINGSGMHTHISLFDDDGNNAFADDADEFNLSETAYQFMGGLLNHAPAFTAVTNPTVNSYKRLVPGYEAPIYVAWSDTNRSALIRVPDAAGVSARFEVRSPDPSCNPYLALATLIASGLDGIKNDADPGDPVREDIYEFDEQKREEYGIETLPPNLGKAVEALEDDDVVLDALGPHTSEKFPEAKSQEFGEYLTQVSQWEEDRYLETF; this is encoded by the coding sequence ATGACGGACGAACACACCATTTCGGACGGCGGCCTCTCCGCCGACGACCAGGCAGTCCTCAACCGCATCGAGGAGGAGAACATCGACTTCCTTCGGCTCCAGTTCACCGACATCCTCGGCGTCGTGAAGAACGTCTCCATCCCGGCCCATCAGGCCGAGAAGGCGCTGACCGATGGTATCTACTTCGACGGCTCCTCGATCGAGGGGTTCGTCCGGATCCAGGAGTCCGACATGCGTCTCATTCCCGATCCGGAGACGTTCGCGATCCTCCCCTGGCGCAACGACGGCGACGGCGGCGCCGCCCGACTCGTCTGTGACATCGTCGATACCGAGGGAGAGCCCTTCATCGGCGGGCCGCGGCAGGTTCTCAAGTCGGTCCTTGCGGAGGCCGAGGAGATGGGGTATTCCGTTTCCATCGGCCCCGAGCCGGAGTTCTTCCTCTTCGAGAAGGACGAGGACGGCAACGCGACGACGATCCCCCACGACAACGGCGGCTACTTCGACCTCGCACCCAAGGACCTCGCCTCCGACGTCCGTAAGGAGATCATCTTCACCCTCGAGAAGATGGGCTTCGAGATCGAGGCGAGCCACCACGAGGTCGCCGAGGGACAACACGAGATCAACTTCAAGTACGACGACGCGCTCTCGACGGCGGACAACATCGTCACGTTCCGCGCGGTCGTCCGTGCGGTCGCCGAACAACACGACCTGCACGCGACCTTCATGCCGAAGCCCATCGCGGAGATCAACGGCTCCGGGATGCACACCCACATCTCGCTGTTCGACGACGACGGCAACAACGCCTTCGCGGACGACGCCGACGAGTTCAACCTGAGCGAGACGGCCTACCAGTTCATGGGTGGACTCCTGAACCACGCCCCCGCGTTCACGGCCGTCACCAACCCGACCGTGAACTCCTACAAGCGGCTCGTCCCGGGCTACGAGGCGCCCATCTACGTCGCCTGGTCCGACACGAACCGTTCGGCGTTGATCCGCGTTCCGGATGCCGCCGGCGTCTCCGCGCGCTTCGAGGTTCGCAGTCCCGACCCGTCGTGTAACCCCTACCTCGCGCTCGCGACGCTCATCGCGTCCGGGCTCGACGGGATCAAAAACGACGCCGACCCCGGCGACCCGGTCCGTGAGGACATCTACGAGTTCGACGAACAGAAGCGCGAGGAGTACGGGATCGAGACGCTCCCGCCGAACCTCGGCAAGGCCGTCGAGGCACTGGAGGACGACGACGTGGTCCTCGACGCCCTCGGCCCACACACCTCGGAGAAGTTCCCCGAGGCCAAAAGCCAGGAGTTCGGCGAGTACCTGACGCAGGTCTCACAGTGGGAAGAGGACCGGTACCTCGAGACCTTCTGA